Genomic window (Deltaproteobacteria bacterium):
CGCCGGAGTCGAACCCCGGGCTCCGCCAAGCCCGCTCTCCTTGTGGGCAACGACACACGGCAAGGAGGAGTTCGGCGAGATCGCCCACCACGAGGAGCAGCCTACCGCGATCGAGAGCGCGCTGGACGTCCTGAGCAGCGTGCCCCCTATCCTGGTCGTCGCTATTCTCGGGCGGGTTCGCGCGGCTCGGGAGCGACGATGTGCTCGGGCGCGTAGCTCCGCGGTAGAGCGCCTGGTCTACACCCAGGATTTCGGCGGTTCGATCCCGTCCGCGCCCACCGATTCGAGCGGCTGTACGTAGCAAGAGGGGGGTGGAGATGCGGAAGGGACTGCTGTTTTGTCTTGCGCTAGCGCTGCCGTGGAAGGCGGGCGCGTTCATCGTGGACGCTGACACCGTCGCGCTCTGGCATTTCGATCCCGGACAGGAGCTCATCGCCGCCGACAGCGGGCCGGGCGAGCTGGATCTGGCGCTCGACCGCTCGCCGGCGGACGGATCGGAGGGGAGCACGATTCCGGTCTTCACGACCGGATGCATCGGCGGTGCGCTGCGATTCCTGCACGGAACGTCCGAGGCCTACGGCGGCTATGGGGAAACCGCGAGCGGCTTCGCATTCGGCGCGAACGAGGTGTCGGTCGAGCTCTTGCTCCGAACCACGAGCACGACGTACGACCATCTGTTCGTCAGCCCGACTCGGTTCGTGGTCGTCCTCGATGGCGGAAAGGTCGGCTCCTTCGTGGGTGACGGGATGGGGTGGTCCAATACGGCCTCGTCGAACGTCTTGGTGAACGACGGCTCTTGGCACTACGTCGCC
Coding sequences:
- a CDS encoding LamG domain-containing protein, with protein sequence MRKGLLFCLALALPWKAGAFIVDADTVALWHFDPGQELIAADSGPGELDLALDRSPADGSEGSTIPVFTTGCIGGALRFLHGTSEAYGGYGETASGFAFGANEVSVELLLRTTSTTYDHLFVSPTRFVVVLDGGKVGSFVGDGMGWSNTASSNVLVNDGSWHYVAVTYDGADLRVFVDGALAGETSYVATIGPMSSFYVGGRANNSFFAGDIDEARLSSTTRDPAEIAVIAGLVAVECPEPTSALAGAAALAVVTLRRRYSRGSS